A window of the Phragmites australis chromosome 20, lpPhrAust1.1, whole genome shotgun sequence genome harbors these coding sequences:
- the LOC133901825 gene encoding protein LEAD-SENSITIVE 1-like — protein sequence MGLLSNRVERSEIRPGDHIYTWRAVYAYSHHGIYVGGSKVVHFTRKKEAESGTDSSDSTSILISEAPLECPTFPDCGFQLPNSGVVLTCLDCFLRNGSLYCFEYGVPSAVFLAKLRGGTCTIAQSDPPEVVVPRAMYLLQNGFGNYDIFEKNCEDFALYCKTGLLPVEEPGIGTSGQTSSAIGVPLAALLSSPFKLFAAGPLGMATITAGMYCAGRYITDIGVRKDLAKVEVENLSSHLGFRLVEDEESVNKQTEKVKTLLPMKRKRER from the exons atgGGGCTGCTGTCGAACAGGGTGGAGCGGTCGGAGATCAGGCCCGGCGACCACATCTACACCTGGAGGGCCGTCTACGCCTACTCCCACCACG GTATTTATGTTGGAGGAAGCAAGGTAGTCCATTTTACACGAAAGAAAGAAGCTGAATCTGGTACAGATTCATCCGACTCCACTTCCATCCTGATCTCAGAGGCTCCATTAGAGTGCCCAACATTCCCTGATTGTGGATTTCAGCTGCCCAATAGTGGTGTCGTGCTCACTTGCTTGGACTGCTTTCTCCGCAACGGTTCCCTCTACTGCTTCGAGTATGGTGTGCCATCCGCAGTTTTCCTTGCAAAGCTTCGTGGAGGAACCTGCACCATTGCCCAATCAGACCCACCGGAGGTTGTCGTTCCCCGAGCCATGTACCTACTTCAAAACGGGTTTGGAAACTATGACATATTTGAGAAGAACTGCGAAGACTTTGCACTCTACTGCAAGACCGGGCTTCTACCTGTTGAGGAACCTGGCATTGGGACTAGTGGGCAAACGTCTTCTGCCATCGGCGTGCCATTGGCAGCTCTTCTCTCCAGTCCATTTAAGCTTTTCGCTGCTGGTCCACTTGGAATGGCCACCATCACTGCTGGCATGTACTGTGCTGGTAGATACATAACTGACATAGGAGTAAGGAAGGATTTAGCGAAAGTTGAAGTGGAGAATTTATCATCACACCTTGGTTTCCGCCttgttgaagatgaagaatCAGTGAACAAGCAAACAGAAAAGGTGAAGACCTTGCTCCCTATGAAGAGGAAACGCGAAAGGTGA
- the LOC133902465 gene encoding UDP-glucose 4-epimerase 3-like encodes MANGGEAEANAGGGGRGSRRSVLVTGGAGFIGTHTVLRLLEQGYGVTVVDNFHNSVPEALDRVRRIAGPALSARLDDIRGDLRSIDDLEKVFAAKRYDAVIHFAGLKAVGESVAHPDMYYENNIVGTINLYNTMKKHGCNKMVFSSSATVYGEPEATPCVEDSKLQAANPYGRTKLILEDMARDYHRADPEWSIVLLRYFNPIGAHSSGEIGEDPKGIPNNLLPYIQQVAVGRLPELNVYGHDYPTRDGTAIRDYIHVVDLADGHIAALNKLFDTPDLGCVAYNLGTGRGTSVLEMVAAFKKASGKEITTKFCPRRPGDATEAYASTEKAERELGWRAQYGVDEMCRDQWNWAKKNPYGYCGNAEKK; translated from the exons ATGGCGAACGGCGGGGAGGCGGAGGCCAACGCCGGCGGGGGAGGCAGGGGGAGCAGGAGGAGCGTGCTGGTGACGGGCGGCGCGGGGTTCATCGGCACGCACACGGTGCTGCGGCTGCTGGAGCAGGGCTACGGCGTCACCGTCGTCGACAACTTCCACAACTCCGTCCCCGAGGCGCTCGACCGCGTCCGCCGCATCGCCGGCCCCGCCCTCTCCGCCCGCCTCGACGACATTCGC GGGGACTTGAGGAGCATCGATGATCTGGAGAAGGTCTTCGCCGCCAAGAG GTACGACGCCGTGATCCACTTCGCCGGGCTGAAGGCCGTGGGGGAGAGCGTCGCGCACCCCGACATGTACTACGAGAACAACATCGTCGGCACCATCAACCTCTACAACACCATGAAGAAGCATGGGTGCAACAAG ATGGTGTTCTCGTCGTCGGCGACCGTGTACGGCGAGCCGGAGGCGACCCCGTGCGTCGAGGACTCCAAGCTGCAGGCCGCCAACCCGTACGGCAGGACCAAG CTTATCCTGGAGGACATGGCGCGGGACTACCACCGCGCGGACCCGGAGTGGAGCATCGTCCTGCTGCGCTACTTCAACCCCATCGGCGCGCACAGCAGCGGCGAGATTGGGGAGGACCCCAAGGGAATACCCAACAACCTGCTGCCCTACATCCAGCAGGTCGCCGTCGGCAGGCTGCCCGAGCTCAACGTCTACGGCCACGACTACCCCACCCGAGACGGCACCGCG ATCAGGGACTACATACACGTCGTCGACCTGGCCGACGGCCACATCGCAGCGCTGAACAAACTCTTCGACACTCCTGACCTCG gTTGTGTGGCCTACAATCTGGGCACAGGGCGAGGCACATCCGTGCTCGAGATGGTGGCGGCGTTCAAGAAGGCCTCCGGCAAG GAGATTACCACCAAGTTTTGCCCCAGGAGGCCCGGCGATGCGACGGAGGCTTACGCGTCCACTGAGAAGGCCGAAAGGGAGCTCGGCTGGAG AGCCCAGTATGGAGTAGACGAGATGTGCAGGGACCAGTGGAACTGGGCCAAGAAGAACCCGTATGGCTATTGTGGCAATGCTGAAAAGAAGTAA
- the LOC133901612 gene encoding heat stress transcription factor B-2c-like isoform X1, producing the protein MGRVFFSRAGLPLNYKKFLIRNRSFQKASSSVPSTQREAAFPHLETSVSPTQIRPGGGGQMAEQIGAAAAEAAASEPPAPAPVPAPAQRSLLTPFLTKTYQLVDDMAVDDVISWNDDGSTFVVWRPAEFARDLLPKYFKHNNFSSFVRQLNTYGFRKIVPDRWEFANDCFRRGEKRLLCDIHRRKVAPAPAAPAQGLATAAAAAAASGVVTVAAAPIPMALPVTRPGSPALSSDEQVLSSNSGSAEEHQLAPSGSGGSGSRSASGDMGEENERLRRENARLTRELGQMKKLCNNILLLMSKYATSQQLDSSAALSSVVNCSGESSEAVPPLPPLPPAILELMPSCPALATAAAGLAADAGPDAAARLFGISIGLKRSRDGDGEDSADHGAGAEVKPETSDPHSGSKEQSPDQHPWPIYRPTPVYHSTRPCIGPDPGAGSDQDGSNSRLRIHQQIRAPLMYLCLWIVEMRSAFPGRCSISSHPKLLIVGLGVFVIV; encoded by the exons ATGGGTcgggtttttttttctcgtgCTGGCCTCCCGTTGAACTATAAAAAATTCCTAATCCGCAATCGAAGCTTCCAGAAGGCTTCTTCTTCCGTACCTTCCACCCAACGCGAGGCGGCTTTCCCGCATCTGGAAACTTCGGTTTCCCCGACTCAGATCCGGCCGGGCGGCGGTGGTCAGATGGCTGAGCAGATCGGCGCTGCCGCCGCGGAGGCCGCGGCCAGTGAGccgcctgcgcctgcgcctgTCCCGGCGCCGGCGCAAAGGTCGCTGCTGACGCCGTTCCTGACGAAGACGTACCAGCTGGTGGATGACATGGCGGTGGACGACGTGATCTCCTGGAACGACGACGGCTCGACGTTCGTGGTGTGGCGGCCAGCGGAGTTCGCGCGCGACCTTCTTCCCAAGTACTTCAAGCACAACAACTTCTCCAGCTTCGTGCGGCAGCTCAACACATAC GGATTTAGGAAGATCGTGCCGGACCGGTGGGAGTTCGCCAACGACTGCTTCCGCCGAGGGGAGAAGCGCCTGCTCTGCGATATACACCGCCGGAAGGTGGCGCCGGCTCCAGCCGCGCCCGCGCAGGGCTTGGCGACGGCcgcagcggcggcagcggcgtccGGGGTGGTAACGGTGGCCGCAGCTCCGATTCCCATGGCGCTGCCGGTGACGCGGCCGGGCTCACCGGCGCTCTCCTCGGACGAGCAGGTCCTGTCGTCCAACTCCGGCTCCGCGGAGGAGCACCAGCTGGCGCCGTCAGGCTCCGGCGGGAGCGGCAGCAGGTCCGCGTCCGGCGACATGGGCGAGGAGAACGAGCGTCTCCGCCGCGAGAACGCGCGGCTGACCCGCGAGCTCGGGCAGATGAAGAAGCTCTGCAATAATATCCTCCTCCTCATGTCCAAGTACGCCACCTCCCAGCAGCTCGACTCCTCCGCGGCGCTGTCCTCCGTCGTCAACTGTTCGGGGGAGTCATCGGAGGCCGTGCCCCCTCTTCCACCCCTCCCCCCGGCGATACTCGAGCTGATGCCCTCGTGCCCGGCCCTGGCCACTGCTGCCGCCGGCCTCGCAGCCGACGCGGGACCCGACGCGGCCGCGAGGCTGTTCGGCATATCCATCGGGCTGAAGCGGTCGCgagacggcgacggcgaggactcGGCGGACCACGGCGCCGGCGCGGAGGTGAAGCCGGAGACGTCGGATCCGCATTCAGGCAGCAAGGAGCAGTCGCCGGACCAGCACCCCTGGCCCATATACCGGCCCACGCCCGTGTACCACTCGACGCGGCCCTGCATCGGACCGGACCCAGGGGCCGGGTCCGACCAAGACGGATCCAACTCCAG ACTCAGAATCCATCAACAAATCAGGGCGCCCCTGATGTATTTATGCCTGTGGATCGTGGAAATGAGAAGTGCATTTCCGGGACGCTGTTCGATCAGTTCTCATCCCAAGCTGTTGATCGTGGGTTTGGGCGTGTTTGTGATTGTTTGA
- the LOC133901612 gene encoding heat stress transcription factor B-2c-like isoform X5 has product MGRVFFSRAGLPLNYKKFLIRNRSFQKASSSVPSTQREAAFPHLETSVSPTQIRPGGGGQMAEQIGAAAAEAAASEPPAPAPVPAPAQRSLLTPFLTKTYQLVDDMAVDDVISWNDDGSTFVVWRPAEFARDLLPKYFKHNNFSSFVRQLNTYGFRKIVPDRWEFANDCFRRGEKRLLCDIHRRKVAPAPAAPAQGLATAAAAAAASGVVTVAAAPIPMALPVTRPGSPALSSDEQVLSSNSGSAEEHQLAPSGSGGSGSRSASGDMGEENERLRRENARLTRELGQMKKLCNNILLLMSKYATSQQLDSSAALSSVVNCSGESSEAVPPLPPLPPAILELMPSCPALATAAAGLAADAGPDAAARLFGISIGLKRSRDGDGEDSADHGAGAEVKPETSDPHSGSKEQSPDQHPWPIYRPTPVYHSTRPCIGPDPGAGSDQDGSNSSCKYE; this is encoded by the exons ATGGGTcgggtttttttttctcgtgCTGGCCTCCCGTTGAACTATAAAAAATTCCTAATCCGCAATCGAAGCTTCCAGAAGGCTTCTTCTTCCGTACCTTCCACCCAACGCGAGGCGGCTTTCCCGCATCTGGAAACTTCGGTTTCCCCGACTCAGATCCGGCCGGGCGGCGGTGGTCAGATGGCTGAGCAGATCGGCGCTGCCGCCGCGGAGGCCGCGGCCAGTGAGccgcctgcgcctgcgcctgTCCCGGCGCCGGCGCAAAGGTCGCTGCTGACGCCGTTCCTGACGAAGACGTACCAGCTGGTGGATGACATGGCGGTGGACGACGTGATCTCCTGGAACGACGACGGCTCGACGTTCGTGGTGTGGCGGCCAGCGGAGTTCGCGCGCGACCTTCTTCCCAAGTACTTCAAGCACAACAACTTCTCCAGCTTCGTGCGGCAGCTCAACACATAC GGATTTAGGAAGATCGTGCCGGACCGGTGGGAGTTCGCCAACGACTGCTTCCGCCGAGGGGAGAAGCGCCTGCTCTGCGATATACACCGCCGGAAGGTGGCGCCGGCTCCAGCCGCGCCCGCGCAGGGCTTGGCGACGGCcgcagcggcggcagcggcgtccGGGGTGGTAACGGTGGCCGCAGCTCCGATTCCCATGGCGCTGCCGGTGACGCGGCCGGGCTCACCGGCGCTCTCCTCGGACGAGCAGGTCCTGTCGTCCAACTCCGGCTCCGCGGAGGAGCACCAGCTGGCGCCGTCAGGCTCCGGCGGGAGCGGCAGCAGGTCCGCGTCCGGCGACATGGGCGAGGAGAACGAGCGTCTCCGCCGCGAGAACGCGCGGCTGACCCGCGAGCTCGGGCAGATGAAGAAGCTCTGCAATAATATCCTCCTCCTCATGTCCAAGTACGCCACCTCCCAGCAGCTCGACTCCTCCGCGGCGCTGTCCTCCGTCGTCAACTGTTCGGGGGAGTCATCGGAGGCCGTGCCCCCTCTTCCACCCCTCCCCCCGGCGATACTCGAGCTGATGCCCTCGTGCCCGGCCCTGGCCACTGCTGCCGCCGGCCTCGCAGCCGACGCGGGACCCGACGCGGCCGCGAGGCTGTTCGGCATATCCATCGGGCTGAAGCGGTCGCgagacggcgacggcgaggactcGGCGGACCACGGCGCCGGCGCGGAGGTGAAGCCGGAGACGTCGGATCCGCATTCAGGCAGCAAGGAGCAGTCGCCGGACCAGCACCCCTGGCCCATATACCGGCCCACGCCCGTGTACCACTCGACGCGGCCCTGCATCGGACCGGACCCAGGGGCCGGGTCCGACCAAGACGGATCCAACTCCAG CTGCAAATACGAGTAA
- the LOC133901612 gene encoding heat stress transcription factor B-2c-like isoform X2, whose amino-acid sequence MGRVFFSRAGLPLNYKKFLIRNRSFQKASSSVPSTQREAAFPHLETSVSPTQIRPGGGGQMAEQIGAAAAEAAASEPPAPAPVPAPAQRSLLTPFLTKTYQLVDDMAVDDVISWNDDGSTFVVWRPAEFARDLLPKYFKHNNFSSFVRQLNTYGFRKIVPDRWEFANDCFRRGEKRLLCDIHRRKVAPAPAAPAQGLATAAAAAAASGVVTVAAAPIPMALPVTRPGSPALSSDEQVLSSNSGSAEEHQLAPSGSGGSGSRSASGDMGEENERLRRENARLTRELGQMKKLCNNILLLMSKYATSQQLDSSAALSSVVNCSGESSEAVPPLPPLPPAILELMPSCPALATAAAGLAADAGPDAAARLFGISIGLKRSRDGDGEDSADHGAGAEVKPETSDPHSGSKEQSPDQHPWPIYRPTPVYHSTRPCIGPDPGAGSDQDGSNSSWGFGNSSLLLL is encoded by the exons ATGGGTcgggtttttttttctcgtgCTGGCCTCCCGTTGAACTATAAAAAATTCCTAATCCGCAATCGAAGCTTCCAGAAGGCTTCTTCTTCCGTACCTTCCACCCAACGCGAGGCGGCTTTCCCGCATCTGGAAACTTCGGTTTCCCCGACTCAGATCCGGCCGGGCGGCGGTGGTCAGATGGCTGAGCAGATCGGCGCTGCCGCCGCGGAGGCCGCGGCCAGTGAGccgcctgcgcctgcgcctgTCCCGGCGCCGGCGCAAAGGTCGCTGCTGACGCCGTTCCTGACGAAGACGTACCAGCTGGTGGATGACATGGCGGTGGACGACGTGATCTCCTGGAACGACGACGGCTCGACGTTCGTGGTGTGGCGGCCAGCGGAGTTCGCGCGCGACCTTCTTCCCAAGTACTTCAAGCACAACAACTTCTCCAGCTTCGTGCGGCAGCTCAACACATAC GGATTTAGGAAGATCGTGCCGGACCGGTGGGAGTTCGCCAACGACTGCTTCCGCCGAGGGGAGAAGCGCCTGCTCTGCGATATACACCGCCGGAAGGTGGCGCCGGCTCCAGCCGCGCCCGCGCAGGGCTTGGCGACGGCcgcagcggcggcagcggcgtccGGGGTGGTAACGGTGGCCGCAGCTCCGATTCCCATGGCGCTGCCGGTGACGCGGCCGGGCTCACCGGCGCTCTCCTCGGACGAGCAGGTCCTGTCGTCCAACTCCGGCTCCGCGGAGGAGCACCAGCTGGCGCCGTCAGGCTCCGGCGGGAGCGGCAGCAGGTCCGCGTCCGGCGACATGGGCGAGGAGAACGAGCGTCTCCGCCGCGAGAACGCGCGGCTGACCCGCGAGCTCGGGCAGATGAAGAAGCTCTGCAATAATATCCTCCTCCTCATGTCCAAGTACGCCACCTCCCAGCAGCTCGACTCCTCCGCGGCGCTGTCCTCCGTCGTCAACTGTTCGGGGGAGTCATCGGAGGCCGTGCCCCCTCTTCCACCCCTCCCCCCGGCGATACTCGAGCTGATGCCCTCGTGCCCGGCCCTGGCCACTGCTGCCGCCGGCCTCGCAGCCGACGCGGGACCCGACGCGGCCGCGAGGCTGTTCGGCATATCCATCGGGCTGAAGCGGTCGCgagacggcgacggcgaggactcGGCGGACCACGGCGCCGGCGCGGAGGTGAAGCCGGAGACGTCGGATCCGCATTCAGGCAGCAAGGAGCAGTCGCCGGACCAGCACCCCTGGCCCATATACCGGCCCACGCCCGTGTACCACTCGACGCGGCCCTGCATCGGACCGGACCCAGGGGCCGGGTCCGACCAAGACGGATCCAACTCCAG TTGGGGATTTGGAAACTCCTCTCTGTTGTTGTTGTAA
- the LOC133901612 gene encoding heat stress transcription factor B-2c-like isoform X4 yields the protein MGRVFFSRAGLPLNYKKFLIRNRSFQKASSSVPSTQREAAFPHLETSVSPTQIRPGGGGQMAEQIGAAAAEAAASEPPAPAPVPAPAQRSLLTPFLTKTYQLVDDMAVDDVISWNDDGSTFVVWRPAEFARDLLPKYFKHNNFSSFVRQLNTYGFRKIVPDRWEFANDCFRRGEKRLLCDIHRRKVAPAPAAPAQGLATAAAAAAASGVVTVAAAPIPMALPVTRPGSPALSSDEQVLSSNSGSAEEHQLAPSGSGGSGSRSASGDMGEENERLRRENARLTRELGQMKKLCNNILLLMSKYATSQQLDSSAALSSVVNCSGESSEAVPPLPPLPPAILELMPSCPALATAAAGLAADAGPDAAARLFGISIGLKRSRDGDGEDSADHGAGAEVKPETSDPHSGSKEQSPDQHPWPIYRPTPVYHSTRPCIGPDPGAGSDQDGSNSRNSCKYE from the exons ATGGGTcgggtttttttttctcgtgCTGGCCTCCCGTTGAACTATAAAAAATTCCTAATCCGCAATCGAAGCTTCCAGAAGGCTTCTTCTTCCGTACCTTCCACCCAACGCGAGGCGGCTTTCCCGCATCTGGAAACTTCGGTTTCCCCGACTCAGATCCGGCCGGGCGGCGGTGGTCAGATGGCTGAGCAGATCGGCGCTGCCGCCGCGGAGGCCGCGGCCAGTGAGccgcctgcgcctgcgcctgTCCCGGCGCCGGCGCAAAGGTCGCTGCTGACGCCGTTCCTGACGAAGACGTACCAGCTGGTGGATGACATGGCGGTGGACGACGTGATCTCCTGGAACGACGACGGCTCGACGTTCGTGGTGTGGCGGCCAGCGGAGTTCGCGCGCGACCTTCTTCCCAAGTACTTCAAGCACAACAACTTCTCCAGCTTCGTGCGGCAGCTCAACACATAC GGATTTAGGAAGATCGTGCCGGACCGGTGGGAGTTCGCCAACGACTGCTTCCGCCGAGGGGAGAAGCGCCTGCTCTGCGATATACACCGCCGGAAGGTGGCGCCGGCTCCAGCCGCGCCCGCGCAGGGCTTGGCGACGGCcgcagcggcggcagcggcgtccGGGGTGGTAACGGTGGCCGCAGCTCCGATTCCCATGGCGCTGCCGGTGACGCGGCCGGGCTCACCGGCGCTCTCCTCGGACGAGCAGGTCCTGTCGTCCAACTCCGGCTCCGCGGAGGAGCACCAGCTGGCGCCGTCAGGCTCCGGCGGGAGCGGCAGCAGGTCCGCGTCCGGCGACATGGGCGAGGAGAACGAGCGTCTCCGCCGCGAGAACGCGCGGCTGACCCGCGAGCTCGGGCAGATGAAGAAGCTCTGCAATAATATCCTCCTCCTCATGTCCAAGTACGCCACCTCCCAGCAGCTCGACTCCTCCGCGGCGCTGTCCTCCGTCGTCAACTGTTCGGGGGAGTCATCGGAGGCCGTGCCCCCTCTTCCACCCCTCCCCCCGGCGATACTCGAGCTGATGCCCTCGTGCCCGGCCCTGGCCACTGCTGCCGCCGGCCTCGCAGCCGACGCGGGACCCGACGCGGCCGCGAGGCTGTTCGGCATATCCATCGGGCTGAAGCGGTCGCgagacggcgacggcgaggactcGGCGGACCACGGCGCCGGCGCGGAGGTGAAGCCGGAGACGTCGGATCCGCATTCAGGCAGCAAGGAGCAGTCGCCGGACCAGCACCCCTGGCCCATATACCGGCCCACGCCCGTGTACCACTCGACGCGGCCCTGCATCGGACCGGACCCAGGGGCCGGGTCCGACCAAGACGGATCCAACTCCAG GAACAGCTGCAAATACGAGTAA
- the LOC133901612 gene encoding heat stress transcription factor B-2c-like isoform X3: MGRVFFSRAGLPLNYKKFLIRNRSFQKASSSVPSTQREAAFPHLETSVSPTQIRPGGGGQMAEQIGAAAAEAAASEPPAPAPVPAPAQRSLLTPFLTKTYQLVDDMAVDDVISWNDDGSTFVVWRPAEFARDLLPKYFKHNNFSSFVRQLNTYGFRKIVPDRWEFANDCFRRGEKRLLCDIHRRKVAPAPAAPAQGLATAAAAAAASGVVTVAAAPIPMALPVTRPGSPALSSDEQVLSSNSGSAEEHQLAPSGSGGSGSRSASGDMGEENERLRRENARLTRELGQMKKLCNNILLLMSKYATSQQLDSSAALSSVVNCSGESSEAVPPLPPLPPAILELMPSCPALATAAAGLAADAGPDAAARLFGISIGLKRSRDGDGEDSADHGAGAEVKPETSDPHSGSKEQSPDQHPWPIYRPTPVYHSTRPCIGPDPGAGSDQDGSNSSEVWMLRGII, encoded by the exons ATGGGTcgggtttttttttctcgtgCTGGCCTCCCGTTGAACTATAAAAAATTCCTAATCCGCAATCGAAGCTTCCAGAAGGCTTCTTCTTCCGTACCTTCCACCCAACGCGAGGCGGCTTTCCCGCATCTGGAAACTTCGGTTTCCCCGACTCAGATCCGGCCGGGCGGCGGTGGTCAGATGGCTGAGCAGATCGGCGCTGCCGCCGCGGAGGCCGCGGCCAGTGAGccgcctgcgcctgcgcctgTCCCGGCGCCGGCGCAAAGGTCGCTGCTGACGCCGTTCCTGACGAAGACGTACCAGCTGGTGGATGACATGGCGGTGGACGACGTGATCTCCTGGAACGACGACGGCTCGACGTTCGTGGTGTGGCGGCCAGCGGAGTTCGCGCGCGACCTTCTTCCCAAGTACTTCAAGCACAACAACTTCTCCAGCTTCGTGCGGCAGCTCAACACATAC GGATTTAGGAAGATCGTGCCGGACCGGTGGGAGTTCGCCAACGACTGCTTCCGCCGAGGGGAGAAGCGCCTGCTCTGCGATATACACCGCCGGAAGGTGGCGCCGGCTCCAGCCGCGCCCGCGCAGGGCTTGGCGACGGCcgcagcggcggcagcggcgtccGGGGTGGTAACGGTGGCCGCAGCTCCGATTCCCATGGCGCTGCCGGTGACGCGGCCGGGCTCACCGGCGCTCTCCTCGGACGAGCAGGTCCTGTCGTCCAACTCCGGCTCCGCGGAGGAGCACCAGCTGGCGCCGTCAGGCTCCGGCGGGAGCGGCAGCAGGTCCGCGTCCGGCGACATGGGCGAGGAGAACGAGCGTCTCCGCCGCGAGAACGCGCGGCTGACCCGCGAGCTCGGGCAGATGAAGAAGCTCTGCAATAATATCCTCCTCCTCATGTCCAAGTACGCCACCTCCCAGCAGCTCGACTCCTCCGCGGCGCTGTCCTCCGTCGTCAACTGTTCGGGGGAGTCATCGGAGGCCGTGCCCCCTCTTCCACCCCTCCCCCCGGCGATACTCGAGCTGATGCCCTCGTGCCCGGCCCTGGCCACTGCTGCCGCCGGCCTCGCAGCCGACGCGGGACCCGACGCGGCCGCGAGGCTGTTCGGCATATCCATCGGGCTGAAGCGGTCGCgagacggcgacggcgaggactcGGCGGACCACGGCGCCGGCGCGGAGGTGAAGCCGGAGACGTCGGATCCGCATTCAGGCAGCAAGGAGCAGTCGCCGGACCAGCACCCCTGGCCCATATACCGGCCCACGCCCGTGTACCACTCGACGCGGCCCTGCATCGGACCGGACCCAGGGGCCGGGTCCGACCAAGACGGATCCAACTCCAG TGAGGTTTGGATGCTGCGTGGGATTATATAG
- the LOC133902023 gene encoding BON1-associated protein 2-like: MFSHLRRVHCNLPQGSSSRPRAAMAYKGTMPMPPMTLEVTVVSGESVRVRSGRALGGGAYAVVHTASSSARTHADEDGDCNGHPYWAEAVRVALPAGARALDVEICRAQSGGRVESVAEARVPVEDFTVGPPGHLHCLSYRLFDTGGLRRRNGIVNITVKRLDGAAPAEGKALVPATGKAADSGPGTSGSCCGVAADQGKTAPPTGVVMGYPVGF, encoded by the coding sequence ATGTTCTCCCATCTCCGTCGTGTGCACTGCAATCTTCCACAGGGTTCATCGTCGAGGCCGCGCGCAGCCATGGCGTACAAGGGGACAATGCCGATGCCGCCGATGACCCTCGAGGTGACCGTCGTCTCCGGCGAGTCCGTCCGGGTCCGCTCCGGCCGCGCCCTGGGCGGCGGCGCCTACGCGGTGGTCCACACCGCGTCGTCGTCCGCGCGCACCCACGCCGACGAGGACGGCGATTGCAACGGCCACCCCTACTGGGCCGAGGCCGTGCGCGTGGCGCTGCCGGCTGGCGCGCGCGCGCTGGACGTGGAGATCTGCCGGGCGCAGAGCGGTGGGCGGGTGGAGTCCGTGGCGGAGGCGCGGGTGCCGGTCGAGGACTTCACCGTGGGCCCGCCCGGGCACCTGCATTGCCTCAGCTACAGGCTGTTCGACACCGGCGGGTTGCGCCGCCGCAACGGCATCGTGAACATCACTGTCAAGAGGCTCGACGGCGCGGCGCCGGCAGAGGGGAAAGCGCTGGTGCCGGCGACCGGGAAGGCCGCGGACTCCGGCCCAGGCACGAGTGGTTCGTGCTGTGGTGTCGCCGCGGATCAGGGTAAGACGGCGCCGCCGACTGGTGTGGTGATGGGTTACCCCGTCGGGTTCTAG